A genomic stretch from Petrimonas mucosa includes:
- a CDS encoding glycosyltransferase, protein MKALMLGWEFPPHILGGLGTASYGLTKGMAKQEDMEILFVVPKPWGDEDQSFLKIIGCNNTPIVWRDVSRETVKARLEKFMNPEEYFWMRDNIYANFNYMNTNDLGCLEFSGRYPSNILEETNNYSIVTGVIARTYQYDIIHAHDWLTYSAGLHAKNVSGKPLVIHVHATEYDRSRGKPNPIVYGIEKNGMDHCNHIICVSNLTRKTVIENYHQPEWKVSTVHNAVEPLSPEIEAIERLSGVKEKVITFLGRITMQKGPEFFVDAATQVLKRTKHIRFVMAGSGDMMNQMIRLVADRGIADRFHFTGFLRGKQVYEMLKSSDVFVMPSVSEPFGISPLEAMQCGVPSIISNQSGCAEILNNVIKTDYWDVDAMADAMYSICTYPGMAEYLKEEGKREVDGIVWEDAGKKVRAIYDRLV, encoded by the coding sequence ATGAAAGCGCTGATGTTAGGGTGGGAGTTTCCACCTCACATATTAGGGGGACTCGGAACAGCAAGTTACGGTCTGACCAAGGGAATGGCCAAGCAGGAAGATATGGAGATACTGTTTGTTGTTCCCAAGCCCTGGGGCGACGAAGATCAAAGTTTTCTGAAGATAATCGGCTGCAACAATACGCCCATCGTGTGGCGGGATGTCAGCAGGGAAACGGTAAAGGCGAGACTCGAAAAGTTCATGAATCCAGAGGAGTATTTCTGGATGCGTGACAACATATATGCCAACTTCAACTACATGAATACCAACGATCTTGGTTGTCTGGAGTTCTCTGGCAGGTACCCGAGCAATATCCTGGAGGAGACCAACAACTACTCCATCGTAACCGGTGTTATTGCGCGGACTTATCAGTACGACATCATTCACGCCCACGACTGGCTCACCTACTCTGCCGGTCTGCATGCCAAGAACGTAAGTGGAAAACCGTTGGTTATCCACGTACATGCTACGGAATACGACCGCAGCCGGGGTAAGCCAAACCCGATCGTCTACGGGATCGAGAAGAACGGTATGGATCACTGTAACCACATCATCTGTGTAAGCAACCTCACCCGCAAAACCGTTATCGAGAATTACCACCAGCCCGAATGGAAGGTATCTACCGTACACAATGCCGTGGAACCGCTCAGTCCTGAAATTGAGGCGATTGAACGGCTGTCGGGAGTAAAGGAGAAGGTGATCACCTTCCTGGGAAGAATCACCATGCAAAAGGGACCGGAATTTTTTGTCGACGCAGCCACCCAGGTGTTGAAGCGGACCAAGCATATCCGGTTCGTGATGGCCGGCAGCGGCGATATGATGAACCAGATGATACGATTAGTGGCCGACCGGGGAATAGCCGACCGGTTCCACTTCACCGGATTCCTGCGGGGCAAACAGGTTTATGAGATGCTGAAATCGAGCGATGTGTTTGTGATGCCTTCGGTATCGGAACCTTTCGGCATCTCACCGCTGGAAGCCATGCAGTGCGGCGTGCCCAGCATTATCTCCAACCAGTCGGGATGTGCCGAGATCCTGAACAACGTCATCAAGACCGACTACTGGGATGTTGACGCCATGGCAGATGCCATGTACTCGATCTGCACCTATCCGGGCATGGCCGAATACCTGAAAGAGGAGGGAAAACGCGAAGTCGACGGCATCGTATGGGAAGATGCAGGAAAGAAGGTCCGGGCCATCTACGACCGTCTGGTGTAA
- a CDS encoding glycogen debranching enzyme N-terminal domain-containing protein — protein sequence MSYLKFDKDLMINLEYSLYRNVLRTNRKGAYQNTSISGCNTSKYQGLLVMPVPFLDDDNHLILSSIDETVIQHGAHFNLGIHKYNDDNYSPKGHKYIREFTIDSVPKTIYRVGGVILSKEIMFSSKENRLMIRYKLMDAHSPTIMRFKPCMAFRNISQLTMQNDQVDRSYRKVENGISTSMYYGYPEFFMQFNKQVDFVYQPYWNKGVEYIQDMQNGDTFKEDLYVPGYFELPISKGEEVIFSAGDILVDTTTLADEFNAELQKRTPRSSFYNCLKNSAHQFYYIPKTDEVYLLAGYPWFKVRARDQFISLPGCTLSVGRRDDFVAIMNSSIPHIHDFMNNRPRRNIIKQIEDPDLLLWVIWSLQQYWKEDREGFKERYADFVFSIVDYILSNKHPNLIVDKENGLLLTDGRNVAVSWMNAMQNGKPVIPRSGYLVEFNALWYNALKFSEEVADAVKQEGKATRYGERASIVRQSFVETFLNNAGYLYDYVDGTYTDWNVRPNMIFAVSADYSPLERHQRKSVIDYVTKELLTPVGIRSLSPKGYNYHPRYAGTTEEKEYAYFNGCAFPWLIGPYIEAYLKVFGKSGLSLADRIMIELEDQMQNDCIGTLSEFYDSSPPFYAHGGFSFAMSVSETLRAKRLIRSFE from the coding sequence ATGAGCTATCTTAAATTCGATAAGGACCTGATGATCAACCTGGAATACTCCCTATACCGCAACGTGCTGAGAACCAACAGAAAGGGAGCTTATCAAAACACCTCGATATCGGGTTGCAACACATCTAAATATCAGGGGCTTCTGGTAATGCCGGTACCCTTTCTGGACGACGATAACCACCTGATATTGTCCTCCATCGACGAAACAGTGATACAGCACGGCGCACATTTCAATCTGGGAATACACAAGTACAACGATGACAACTACAGCCCGAAAGGGCACAAATATATCCGCGAGTTCACCATCGACAGTGTTCCAAAAACCATCTACCGGGTGGGGGGTGTGATCCTCTCGAAGGAGATCATGTTCTCGTCGAAGGAGAACCGGCTGATGATCCGCTACAAGTTGATGGATGCCCACTCACCCACCATCATGCGGTTCAAACCCTGCATGGCTTTCAGGAACATTTCACAGCTAACCATGCAGAACGACCAGGTAGACCGCTCATACCGCAAGGTGGAGAACGGCATCAGCACCAGCATGTATTACGGTTATCCCGAGTTCTTCATGCAGTTCAACAAGCAGGTGGACTTTGTCTATCAACCTTACTGGAACAAGGGAGTGGAGTACATCCAGGATATGCAGAACGGCGACACCTTCAAGGAGGATCTCTACGTGCCAGGTTATTTTGAATTGCCGATATCGAAAGGTGAAGAGGTGATCTTTTCCGCGGGGGATATCCTGGTAGACACCACGACGCTTGCCGACGAGTTTAATGCGGAGCTTCAGAAACGCACGCCCAGGTCGAGCTTCTACAACTGCCTGAAAAACTCGGCCCACCAATTCTACTATATCCCCAAAACGGACGAGGTATACCTGCTGGCAGGCTATCCATGGTTCAAGGTACGTGCCCGCGACCAGTTCATATCGTTGCCGGGATGCACCTTGTCGGTAGGCAGGAGGGACGATTTTGTAGCCATCATGAATTCATCCATACCCCATATCCATGATTTCATGAATAACAGACCGCGCAGGAACATCATCAAGCAGATCGAGGACCCCGATCTCCTGTTGTGGGTGATCTGGTCGCTGCAACAGTACTGGAAAGAGGATCGTGAGGGGTTCAAGGAGCGGTATGCAGATTTCGTTTTTTCCATTGTAGACTATATCTTATCGAACAAGCATCCCAACTTAATCGTTGACAAGGAGAATGGCTTGCTGTTGACAGACGGACGTAATGTGGCGGTAAGCTGGATGAATGCGATGCAAAACGGCAAGCCGGTGATCCCCCGTTCTGGATATCTGGTGGAGTTCAATGCTCTCTGGTACAACGCGCTGAAATTTTCGGAAGAGGTGGCCGATGCGGTAAAACAGGAGGGGAAGGCTACCAGATATGGAGAAAGAGCATCGATCGTGCGGCAATCATTTGTAGAGACATTTCTCAACAATGCAGGCTATCTGTATGATTACGTCGATGGCACATATACCGACTGGAACGTCCGTCCCAACATGATCTTTGCCGTCTCTGCCGATTACTCGCCACTGGAGAGGCATCAGCGGAAGTCGGTCATCGATTATGTCACCAAGGAGCTGCTTACCCCGGTAGGCATACGCTCACTGAGCCCGAAAGGATACAACTATCATCCCCGGTACGCCGGAACGACAGAAGAGAAAGAGTACGCCTATTTCAACGGATGTGCCTTTCCATGGCTAATCGGCCCATATATCGAGGCATACCTCAAAGTGTTCGGCAAGAGCGGACTATCCCTTGCAGACCGGATCATGATTGAACTGGAAGACCAGATGCAGAACGACTGTATCGGCACCTTGTCCGAGTTCTACGATTCCAGTCCCCCATTCTATGCCCATGGCGGATTCTCCTTTGCCATGAGCGTTTCCGAGACTTTGCGTGCAAAGAGGCTCATCAGGTCATTCGAATGA
- a CDS encoding rhomboid family intramembrane serine protease, producing the protein MVLFISFVLMEDRASTERWQIRRIRLAVIPALVMVVLVWMAFLVDHTRIASFNFSLLGIYPRQLRGVPGIFLSPFVHGSFSHLISNTLPLLVLISLLFYFYSQIAPMTFASLWSLSGLFTWLTGREAFHIGASGLIFALLFFLFFSGLFRKHVPLIAVSMVVTFIYGSSLWSIFPIAEYIDISLSWEAHLSGAAVGLIVAFSLRKRGPQKPPSFSDEEEEEEDDSGLP; encoded by the coding sequence ATGGTTCTTTTTATTAGTTTTGTGCTGATGGAGGATAGAGCGAGTACGGAAAGGTGGCAGATAAGAAGAATCCGCCTTGCGGTGATCCCTGCCCTGGTGATGGTTGTACTGGTATGGATGGCGTTTCTGGTCGACCATACCCGCATCGCCTCTTTCAATTTCTCACTTCTGGGGATATATCCCCGCCAATTGAGGGGAGTGCCGGGTATCTTTTTGTCGCCTTTTGTGCATGGATCATTCTCTCACCTGATCTCCAATACCCTTCCACTGTTGGTTTTGATATCGTTGTTGTTCTATTTCTACAGTCAGATAGCGCCCATGACATTCGCCTCCCTCTGGTCATTGAGCGGTCTGTTCACCTGGCTGACCGGGAGGGAGGCGTTTCATATCGGGGCAAGCGGCCTGATCTTTGCACTTCTCTTCTTCCTGTTTTTCAGCGGACTGTTCCGGAAACATGTCCCGCTGATTGCCGTATCCATGGTTGTGACGTTCATATATGGGAGCTCCCTATGGAGCATTTTCCCGATTGCTGAATATATCGACATCTCCCTCTCTTGGGAGGCACACCTGTCGGGAGCGGCGGTGGGACTCATTGTCGCTTTCTCTTTGCGGAAGAGGGGACCACAAAAACCTCCGAGCTTCAGCGATGAGGAGGAAGAGGAAGAGGATGATAGCGGGCTACCTTAA
- a CDS encoding nucleoside hydrolase: MKTLPLYLLLITLTVLNSCNSTPKEEALPETVKIIFDTDMGPDYDDVGAIAVLHALADRGECEILATVSSDGHPAIAPTIELFNRYYGKGEIPVGIPANPAANFTAPNNWNDSLLARFAPDLQSKTDYPKAHEIYRKTLAAQPDKSVTIVTVGFATNLAELLKTGGDDYSPLSGMELVKKKVKRWVAMAGRFPEGREFNLFVDSVSSAYAFEHWPTPILFSGFEIGNQIMTGNRLATLDGGTNPAAWAYQYNLATYDSRPMSHRMSWDHTAVLCAVRNPEDYFYLCGPGTIIIHSSGDNSWNPDVNREHYFLVHKYPYQKIADVLEELMLHEPGQLR; encoded by the coding sequence ATGAAAACATTACCCCTTTACCTCCTGCTGATAACTTTGACGGTTCTCAATTCCTGCAATTCCACTCCGAAAGAAGAGGCTCTCCCCGAAACTGTAAAAATCATCTTCGACACCGATATGGGTCCCGACTACGACGATGTGGGCGCAATTGCCGTACTGCATGCATTGGCCGACCGGGGAGAGTGCGAAATTTTAGCAACGGTGTCCAGCGACGGTCATCCCGCCATAGCTCCCACCATTGAGCTCTTCAACCGGTACTATGGCAAGGGAGAGATCCCGGTAGGCATCCCCGCCAACCCGGCGGCAAACTTCACCGCACCCAACAACTGGAACGACTCCCTGTTGGCAAGATTTGCACCCGACCTGCAGTCAAAGACGGACTATCCTAAAGCGCATGAGATCTACAGAAAAACACTGGCCGCCCAGCCGGATAAAAGCGTGACCATCGTAACGGTGGGTTTTGCAACCAACCTGGCCGAACTGCTGAAAACCGGGGGCGACGACTACTCGCCCTTATCGGGTATGGAATTGGTGAAAAAGAAGGTAAAGAGATGGGTCGCCATGGCCGGCAGGTTTCCCGAAGGCCGGGAATTCAACCTATTTGTCGATTCGGTATCCTCGGCCTATGCCTTTGAACATTGGCCAACACCAATCCTTTTCAGCGGATTTGAAATCGGAAACCAGATCATGACGGGGAACAGGCTGGCCACTCTGGATGGCGGAACAAATCCGGCCGCATGGGCATACCAGTACAATCTGGCCACTTACGACAGCAGGCCCATGAGCCATCGGATGTCGTGGGACCACACTGCAGTGCTCTGCGCCGTCCGCAACCCCGAAGACTACTTTTACCTCTGCGGCCCCGGAACAATCATCATTCACTCCTCAGGGGACAACAGTTGGAATCCTGATGTAAATAGGGAGCACTACTTCCTGGTACACAAATATCCTTACCAAAAAATTGCCGACGTGCTGGAAGAGTTGATGTTGCATGAACCGGGGCAATTAAGGTAG
- a CDS encoding diaminopimelate dehydrogenase, producing the protein MDKIRAAVVGYGNIGKYVVESLIDAPDFEITGIVRRNTTEIPSRLKGFNVVNSVSQLKDTDVALLCTPTRSVEQFAMECLSLGISTVDSYDIHGGIVALRRSLDEAAKRHHAVSIISAGWDPGSDSVIRALMEAMAPKGITYTNFGPGMSMGHTVAVKAIDGVKSALSMTIPTGTGVHRRMVYIELKDGYDFEQVAQAIKADDYFAHDETHVFQVESVEALKDMGHGVLMERKGVSGNTQNQLFKFDMRINNPALTAQVMVGCARAAVKQKPGAYTLVEIPVIDLLPGDREKWIKKLV; encoded by the coding sequence ATGGATAAAATCAGGGCTGCCGTTGTCGGTTACGGCAATATCGGCAAATATGTGGTGGAGTCGTTGATCGACGCACCCGATTTCGAGATCACCGGAATAGTCCGTCGCAACACCACGGAAATACCTTCCAGGCTGAAGGGTTTCAATGTGGTAAACTCAGTATCGCAACTGAAGGATACGGATGTGGCATTGCTATGCACCCCTACGCGGAGTGTCGAGCAGTTTGCCATGGAGTGTCTTTCCCTCGGAATCAGTACGGTGGACAGTTACGATATTCACGGCGGGATTGTCGCATTGCGCCGTTCGCTCGACGAGGCGGCAAAAAGGCACCATGCCGTGTCGATCATATCCGCCGGCTGGGATCCCGGGAGTGACTCGGTAATCCGTGCACTGATGGAAGCGATGGCACCCAAGGGGATAACCTATACCAACTTCGGACCCGGAATGAGCATGGGGCACACGGTGGCCGTCAAGGCAATCGACGGGGTAAAGTCGGCCCTTTCGATGACGATCCCCACCGGAACAGGCGTGCACCGCAGGATGGTCTATATCGAGCTGAAAGATGGCTATGATTTTGAGCAGGTGGCGCAAGCGATCAAGGCGGACGACTACTTTGCCCATGATGAGACCCATGTTTTTCAGGTGGAGAGCGTGGAGGCATTGAAAGATATGGGACATGGAGTGCTGATGGAGCGCAAGGGTGTCTCGGGAAATACACAAAACCAGCTCTTCAAGTTCGATATGCGGATTAATAACCCTGCACTGACGGCGCAGGTGATGGTGGGTTGTGCCAGGGCTGCGGTAAAGCAGAAGCCCGGTGCATACACGCTGGTTGAAATTCCCGTTATCGACCTGCTTCCGGGCGACAGGGAAAAATGGATCAAGAAATTGGTTTAA
- the lgt gene encoding prolipoprotein diacylglyceryl transferase — MKTLLSVTWQVDPTIFTLFGREIRWYGLLWVIGLIVAVYIVQRIFKNEKLPEKWFDSLFGYMMLGIILGARLGHCLFYEPQYYLANPLEIVKIWEGGLASHGGVIGIIIAVWLYSRRVTRKSMLWTFDRVMVPTGFTAAMIRFGNLMNHEIYGGPTNLPWGFRFIDNVGLWMRGAEPIYTEPSHPTQIYEALFYLVVFAITMHMYWKTNARERQGLILGVGIALIFIARFFIEFVKNVQVDSEEAMRENTGLILGQWLSIPFIVWGIWLIWQALRRKPEPVTQKKSLDYNQNVKPKK, encoded by the coding sequence ATGAAGACACTATTATCGGTAACTTGGCAAGTTGATCCTACCATCTTTACACTCTTTGGCCGTGAAATCCGCTGGTACGGACTGCTTTGGGTGATTGGGCTTATCGTGGCCGTCTATATCGTCCAACGAATCTTCAAGAACGAGAAACTTCCCGAGAAGTGGTTCGATTCGCTTTTCGGCTACATGATGCTCGGAATCATCCTCGGTGCCCGGCTGGGACACTGTCTCTTTTACGAACCGCAATATTACCTCGCCAATCCGTTGGAGATAGTGAAGATCTGGGAAGGGGGACTGGCAAGCCACGGAGGTGTTATCGGCATTATTATCGCAGTATGGCTCTACTCGAGAAGAGTGACCAGGAAGAGCATGCTCTGGACGTTCGACCGGGTAATGGTTCCCACGGGATTTACCGCTGCCATGATACGTTTCGGTAACCTGATGAACCATGAAATCTATGGTGGTCCCACCAACCTGCCATGGGGATTCCGTTTTATCGACAATGTAGGCTTATGGATGCGCGGAGCGGAGCCGATCTATACTGAACCTTCGCACCCAACACAGATATACGAGGCCCTCTTTTATCTGGTCGTTTTTGCCATAACCATGCACATGTACTGGAAGACGAATGCCAGGGAGCGTCAGGGACTGATCCTGGGAGTAGGTATCGCGCTGATCTTCATCGCCAGGTTCTTCATTGAATTTGTTAAAAACGTACAGGTCGATTCAGAAGAAGCGATGCGTGAGAATACAGGATTGATTCTCGGCCAGTGGCTCAGCATACCGTTCATTGTCTGGGGAATATGGCTGATCTGGCAGGCATTGAGAAGAAAGCCTGAACCGGTTACACAAAAAAAGAGTCTCGATTATAATCAAAACGTCAAACCCAAAAAATAG
- a CDS encoding FprA family A-type flavoprotein: protein MYKPFEIKENLFYVGVNDRTKHLFENLWPLPKGVSYNSYIIDDEKVALIDTVDICYADVFFNKIGSVLGDKPIDYLVVNHMEPDHSGSVRLLKTRYPDIQIVGNSRTAEMLRGYYGISDNVLVVEDKAELKLGKNSLQFYLTPMVHWPETMMTYVKESGTLFSADAFGTFGTLDGGVTDTQLDPDRYWDEMIRYYSNIVGKFGSPVQAALKKLSGMGIETICSTHGPVWTQPDTISRVVALYDRLSRYEAERGLVIAYGSMYGNTEQLAEVIAAAAAGNGVRNIVMHNLSKSHESEVLRDIFTYRGLIIGSPTYNNKLYPPVEGLLSAIQNRNVRNRFFSYFTGHTWADGAKRELKAFAESMEFETVGESVEMKQSLNNDIMEHAYALGKAMAEKLCSGEAVMPNKLTCH, encoded by the coding sequence ATGTACAAACCTTTTGAAATTAAGGAGAACCTGTTCTACGTCGGAGTAAACGACCGGACAAAACATCTTTTCGAGAACCTTTGGCCCTTGCCGAAGGGAGTATCCTACAACTCTTACATCATTGACGATGAGAAGGTGGCTTTGATAGATACCGTCGATATCTGCTATGCAGATGTTTTTTTCAATAAGATTGGCTCCGTATTAGGAGATAAGCCGATCGACTACCTGGTGGTGAATCATATGGAGCCCGATCACTCCGGTTCAGTGAGATTGCTCAAAACCCGTTATCCCGACATACAGATAGTGGGTAACAGCCGCACGGCGGAGATGCTCAGGGGCTACTACGGCATTTCCGATAATGTACTGGTTGTGGAGGATAAGGCCGAACTGAAACTTGGAAAGAATAGCCTTCAGTTCTACCTCACCCCCATGGTTCATTGGCCGGAGACGATGATGACCTACGTGAAGGAGTCGGGAACGCTGTTTTCTGCCGATGCTTTCGGTACGTTCGGCACGCTCGACGGAGGGGTAACCGATACCCAGCTCGATCCGGACCGTTATTGGGATGAGATGATACGTTACTACTCCAATATCGTGGGCAAGTTTGGCTCACCGGTGCAGGCAGCCCTGAAAAAACTGAGTGGGATGGGGATCGAGACCATCTGTTCCACCCACGGTCCCGTCTGGACACAGCCCGATACCATAAGCAGGGTCGTGGCGCTTTACGACAGGCTGAGCAGATATGAGGCCGAAAGGGGACTGGTTATCGCATACGGAAGCATGTACGGCAATACGGAACAGCTGGCGGAGGTCATTGCCGCAGCAGCAGCCGGGAACGGCGTAAGGAACATCGTCATGCACAACCTTTCCAAAAGCCACGAGTCGGAAGTGTTGCGTGATATCTTTACCTATCGGGGACTTATAATCGGTTCCCCCACGTATAACAACAAGTTGTATCCTCCGGTGGAGGGCCTGCTGTCTGCCATCCAGAACCGGAATGTCAGGAACCGCTTCTTCAGCTATTTCACCGGTCATACATGGGCCGACGGAGCCAAACGTGAATTGAAGGCATTTGCCGAGTCAATGGAGTTTGAAACGGTGGGTGAATCGGTTGAGATGAAACAATCCCTCAACAACGACATTATGGAACACGCCTATGCGTTGGGCAAGGCGATGGCGGAAAAACTTTGTTCGGGCGAAGCGGTGATGCCCAATAAACTTACCTGTCATTGA
- the nagB gene encoding glucosamine-6-phosphate deaminase has product MRLIIQPDANQMAQWAANYIAAKINNAKPTSEKPFVLGLPTGSSPLLTYKALIKLNREGVVSFENVVTFNMDEYIGLPKDHPQSYHTFMWDNFFGHIDIKKENVHILNGMAEDLEAECMAYEEAIKAAGGVELFLGGIGPDGHIAFNEPGSSLASRTRVKTLTTDTVIANSRFFDNDVNKVPKTALTVGVGTVLDAREVLILVNGHHKARALYQAVEGPVTQMWTISALQLHPKGIIVCDYDACSELKVGTYKYFLDIEHDNLDPESLL; this is encoded by the coding sequence ATGCGACTTATTATTCAACCCGATGCCAATCAGATGGCCCAGTGGGCAGCGAATTACATCGCTGCCAAGATCAACAACGCAAAACCTACATCAGAGAAGCCTTTCGTGCTTGGCCTACCCACAGGCTCCTCGCCGCTTCTCACCTACAAGGCCTTGATCAAGCTGAACAGGGAGGGTGTGGTTTCGTTCGAGAACGTGGTAACCTTCAATATGGATGAATACATCGGTTTGCCCAAGGACCATCCGCAGAGCTACCATACTTTTATGTGGGACAACTTTTTCGGCCACATCGATATCAAAAAGGAGAATGTCCATATCCTGAATGGAATGGCGGAGGATCTTGAAGCCGAATGCATGGCATACGAGGAGGCAATCAAGGCGGCCGGCGGAGTGGAGCTGTTCCTTGGCGGCATCGGTCCCGATGGACATATTGCCTTCAATGAGCCGGGGTCGTCACTCGCCTCGCGTACGAGGGTCAAGACATTGACGACCGATACCGTGATCGCCAACTCACGCTTCTTCGATAACGATGTCAATAAGGTACCCAAGACTGCCCTGACGGTAGGTGTAGGTACTGTTCTTGATGCCAGGGAGGTGCTGATTCTGGTCAACGGCCACCACAAGGCGCGGGCGCTTTACCAGGCGGTTGAGGGCCCTGTCACCCAGATGTGGACGATCAGTGCGCTGCAGTTACATCCGAAAGGTATTATCGTTTGCGACTACGATGCCTGTAGCGAACTGAAAGTAGGGACCTACAAATATTTCCTGGATATCGAACACGATAATCTCGACCCTGAATCATTATTATAA
- a CDS encoding alkaline phosphatase: MKKKALTILSAAALMLSFSINIAAQGKPKDDVRLYPGGEAYAVKSYPTIFSDKAPKNVILLIGDGMGVAQLYAGLTANGGKLFIENCKHVGFSKTYSSDRYVTDSAAGATALSTGTKTYNGAIGVGPDKNPIQTILEEASKSGKATGLVSTSSITHATPASFIAHQLSRSQEEDIAVDFLKTDIDVFIGGGYDFFTKRADGRNLVNELIRKGYTVEREVSRIESFEGKKLAGLTAPKGNGGVAERGNMLPVSTQTAIRVLQQNKEGFFLMVEGSFIDSGGHGNNTIKVVEEMLDFDQAVGKALEFAASNGETLVVVTADHETGGMAILDGSYETGMVKGGFSTGGHTGVMVPIFAYGPGASEFMGIMENIDIPVKIRKLLLGK, from the coding sequence ATGAAAAAGAAAGCTTTAACAATCCTCTCTGCAGCTGCATTGATGCTCTCTTTCAGCATCAACATCGCGGCACAGGGCAAACCGAAAGATGACGTTAGGTTGTACCCGGGTGGGGAAGCGTATGCCGTGAAATCCTATCCGACGATATTTTCGGACAAGGCACCCAAGAATGTCATTCTTCTTATTGGAGATGGCATGGGGGTTGCGCAACTCTATGCCGGGCTTACCGCTAACGGGGGCAAGCTCTTTATCGAAAACTGCAAACATGTGGGATTCTCCAAGACCTATTCGTCAGACCGCTACGTGACCGATTCGGCAGCAGGGGCAACAGCACTCTCCACCGGTACCAAAACCTACAATGGTGCAATAGGTGTGGGACCCGACAAAAACCCGATCCAGACAATTCTCGAGGAGGCGTCGAAATCGGGAAAGGCTACGGGACTGGTCTCTACCTCTTCCATAACCCATGCTACACCGGCATCCTTTATCGCACATCAACTTAGCAGAAGTCAGGAGGAGGATATTGCAGTAGACTTTCTCAAAACCGATATTGATGTCTTTATCGGGGGTGGATACGACTTCTTTACCAAGAGGGCCGATGGCCGCAACCTGGTGAACGAGCTGATTCGCAAGGGATACACGGTTGAACGGGAAGTGAGCAGGATTGAAAGCTTTGAGGGAAAGAAACTGGCCGGACTGACCGCACCGAAAGGAAACGGAGGGGTGGCGGAACGGGGCAACATGCTTCCAGTATCCACCCAGACGGCCATTCGCGTGCTGCAACAGAATAAAGAGGGTTTCTTCCTGATGGTGGAAGGCTCCTTTATCGATTCGGGCGGACATGGCAACAATACGATAAAGGTGGTTGAAGAGATGCTCGACTTTGACCAGGCGGTGGGCAAGGCGCTCGAGTTTGCCGCAAGCAACGGCGAAACATTGGTGGTGGTTACTGCCGATCATGAAACCGGCGGTATGGCTATCCTCGACGGATCTTACGAGACCGGAATGGTGAAGGGTGGTTTCTCGACCGGTGGACATACGGGTGTCATGGTGCCAATCTTCGCTTATGGCCCAGGTGCATCGGAATTTATGGGAATCATGGAGAATATTGATATACCTGTTAAAATCAGGAAACTGTTACTGGGGAAATAG
- a CDS encoding DUF4126 domain-containing protein produces the protein MNLETISAVALGIGLSASTGFRVFIPLLVAGLASHVGLLPLGENFSWMGSTPALICFGVAAIVEVLAYYIPFVDNLLDTLATPLSVVAGTLLMTSVFPSDSEWMKWIIGFVVGGGAAATIQSGSVVARLLSSKFTAGAGNPVVSTGEGIAATGFSILSLFIPILVAILLALFVVMIWKKT, from the coding sequence ATGAACCTGGAAACGATCAGTGCAGTAGCCCTCGGCATAGGGTTGAGCGCCAGTACCGGATTCCGGGTCTTCATTCCGCTTCTGGTTGCCGGCCTGGCATCGCATGTGGGACTGCTTCCACTGGGGGAAAACTTCTCCTGGATGGGTTCGACACCGGCATTGATCTGTTTTGGAGTAGCCGCCATTGTTGAAGTGTTGGCCTACTATATTCCTTTTGTCGACAATCTGCTCGACACTCTCGCCACACCGCTGTCGGTAGTGGCCGGAACATTGTTGATGACCTCTGTTTTTCCGTCCGACAGTGAATGGATGAAATGGATCATCGGATTTGTCGTTGGAGGTGGTGCAGCTGCAACCATACAGAGCGGCAGTGTCGTCGCCCGTCTTCTGTCGTCCAAATTTACAGCCGGAGCCGGAAATCCAGTCGTTTCAACGGGAGAAGGCATTGCCGCTACCGGTTTCTCGATATTGTCGCTTTTCATCCCCATCCTGGTAGCCATCCTGCTGGCCCTCTTTGTGGTGATGATATGGAAAAAAACCTGA